One genomic segment of Nitrospira sp. includes these proteins:
- a CDS encoding P-loop NTPase fold protein, with product MLLSDNETKVDLLNNEAIATTIVKLLRERPDHPVTVGVHGDWGAGKSSVLEMIEASLEGTKDVLCIKFNGWRFQGFEDAKIALIEGIVTELINKRPALTKAAAAVKDIYKRIDWLKVAKAGGGLALAAHGILLPGHIDAILGALTQAGKDPETIGAAIEGAKSFLRPAEVRNIPEDISEFRKAFDALLKEAGITQLVVLVDDLDRCLPDIAIETLEAIRLFVFTSRTAFVVAADEAMIEYAVRKHFPDLPDSTGPQTYARNYLEKLIQVPFRIPPLGEMETRIYVTLLLVGAELGESDPAFNKLIEAARERLKKPWESSPIDAETIRNTLADKAGKAQNVLILADQIGPSLASGTKGNPRQIKRFLNTLILRQRTADARGFGKDVNLPVLAKLMLAECFLSRLFGQIATSAASSPAGVCEELSQLEAVPAGKDGLKEKEEKKTPDLKMVPLSENPLVAEWIASKVIHSWSLIKPSLSGVDLRPYLFVTKDKKDYFGSATALGHLATVAERLFGAKMSVQTLDPELKRLAPPEAAQLFEAVRSRIINEAKFETEPAGIPGLTVLVKSHPELQDNLIDFLEGLPAEKLGPWAVAGWDAVVSNAAPAARLAKLLDGWSKIGNNALLRTAAAGVRQLPRGTR from the coding sequence ATGCTGTTGAGTGATAATGAAACTAAAGTGGATCTCCTCAACAATGAGGCAATAGCTACCACGATTGTAAAATTACTCAGAGAAAGGCCTGACCATCCGGTTACAGTCGGCGTTCACGGTGACTGGGGGGCAGGGAAGTCTAGTGTTCTTGAGATGATTGAAGCCAGTCTCGAGGGAACAAAGGATGTTCTTTGCATAAAATTCAATGGCTGGCGCTTCCAGGGCTTCGAAGACGCCAAGATCGCCCTCATCGAGGGAATAGTAACTGAACTGATTAACAAACGGCCTGCACTTACCAAGGCGGCAGCAGCCGTTAAGGACATATACAAACGAATAGATTGGCTTAAAGTTGCCAAAGCAGGCGGTGGCTTGGCCCTGGCCGCACACGGCATATTATTGCCGGGTCACATCGATGCCATCTTGGGAGCACTTACCCAGGCAGGAAAAGATCCCGAAACAATTGGTGCAGCAATTGAGGGCGCCAAGTCTTTCCTCAGGCCTGCGGAGGTTCGGAATATCCCGGAAGACATCAGCGAGTTCAGAAAGGCCTTCGATGCCCTTTTGAAGGAGGCCGGAATTACCCAGCTCGTCGTCCTCGTTGACGACTTAGACCGATGCTTGCCTGATATCGCCATTGAAACCCTGGAGGCTATCCGCCTTTTTGTTTTTACTTCGCGTACCGCTTTTGTCGTCGCAGCAGATGAAGCGATGATCGAATATGCAGTGCGTAAACATTTCCCCGATTTGCCCGATTCAACAGGGCCCCAGACCTATGCGAGAAATTATCTCGAAAAACTTATCCAGGTACCGTTCCGCATTCCTCCTCTCGGAGAAATGGAAACACGCATTTATGTCACTCTGCTACTGGTCGGCGCTGAACTGGGAGAGTCAGATCCAGCATTCAACAAATTGATCGAAGCGGCTCGCGAACGCCTCAAGAAGCCTTGGGAAAGTTCGCCCATCGATGCCGAGACTATAAGAAACACCCTGGCTGATAAGGCTGGAAAAGCACAGAACGTGCTCATACTAGCTGATCAAATTGGCCCCTCCCTTGCCAGCGGGACGAAGGGTAATCCTCGGCAAATTAAACGCTTCCTGAACACATTGATACTAAGACAGCGCACGGCAGATGCCCGCGGTTTCGGGAAAGACGTGAATTTACCGGTGCTGGCCAAACTCATGCTGGCAGAATGTTTTTTGTCCCGGCTTTTCGGACAGATCGCAACGTCTGCTGCGTCTTCCCCCGCCGGAGTCTGCGAGGAACTCTCCCAGCTGGAAGCCGTCCCTGCCGGGAAGGATGGCCTGAAGGAGAAGGAAGAAAAGAAGACTCCCGACTTAAAAATGGTGCCCCTTTCAGAAAATCCCCTTGTAGCAGAATGGATTGCTTCCAAAGTGATCCATTCCTGGTCATTAATCAAACCATCGCTCTCCGGCGTAGACCTCCGCCCCTATCTTTTCGTCACCAAAGACAAGAAAGATTATTTTGGTTCAGCAACCGCCCTCGGGCATCTCGCGACAGTCGCCGAGCGGTTGTTTGGCGCTAAGATGTCGGTTCAAACACTCGATCCCGAACTTAAACGTTTGGCTCCACCGGAGGCCGCGCAACTATTTGAAGCCGTCAGGAGCCGCATTATCAACGAGGCAAAGTTTGAGACGGAACCTGCAGGCATTCCGGGCCTCACCGTTCTTGTTAAGAGCCATCCTGAATTACAGGACAATCTCATAGATTTTTTGGAAGGATTGCCTGCTGAAAAATTAGGGCCGTGGGCTGTTGCTGGATGGGATGCGGTTGTTTCAAACGCTGCCCCCGCCGCCAGGCTCGCGAAACTACTGGATGGATGGTCAAAGATCGGTAATAACGCCTTGCTCAGGACAGCCGCGGCAGGAGTGAGACAGCTGCCAAGAGGAACCCGCTGA
- a CDS encoding PIN domain-containing protein, producing the protein MATFTALYDACVLYPAPLRDLLMEIALTDLFRAKWSSMIHDEWIRSVLKNRPDLSPDVLKHTRELMDMHVRDCLVENFEDLIPALQLPDPKDRHVLAAAIRGRADVIVTYNLKDFPEKDLQKYGIAAQHPDEFLTHVLDLAPGTVCAAAQTHRKRLRNPGKTVDQYLEALERQALNEFVAGLRAFAALL; encoded by the coding sequence TTGGCTACGTTCACCGCATTATACGATGCGTGCGTCCTCTATCCTGCACCGTTGCGTGACCTTCTGATGGAGATCGCGCTCACTGACCTCTTCCGGGCGAAGTGGTCTTCCATGATTCACGATGAGTGGATACGGTCGGTTCTGAAAAACCGCCCGGATTTATCTCCCGACGTTCTGAAGCACACCAGGGAACTGATGGATATGCACGTCCGTGACTGCCTGGTCGAGAATTTCGAAGACCTCATCCCCGCGCTCCAGCTGCCCGATCCAAAGGACAGACACGTTTTGGCCGCCGCCATCCGTGGCAGGGCCGACGTGATTGTCACCTACAATCTCAAGGATTTTCCAGAAAAAGACCTTCAGAAGTATGGCATTGCGGCCCAGCACCCAGATGAATTTCTCACACATGTTCTGGATCTGGCTCCGGGCACCGTCTGCGCTGCTGCGCAAACGCACCGGAAGAGGCTCCGCAATCCCGGCAAGACAGTTGACCAGTACCTTGAAGCTCTGGAGCGGCAGGCGCTTAATGAATTCGTCGCAGGTCTCCGGGCCTTCGCGGCGCTGCTTTAA
- a CDS encoding helix-turn-helix domain-containing protein, with amino-acid sequence MATMTTRTREPIVPTAQDAAIAREASRMLAPYVEHLESLRFHVGEEKKVTQKLLLPATAIRLLLDLLTEMAAGNAITLIPVHAQLTTQQAADVLNVSRPFLVNLLEQGKIPHVKVGTHRRILFEDLMRYKKSVDRERHKALDELVKQSETLGMGY; translated from the coding sequence ATGGCCACGATGACCACCAGGACGAGAGAACCGATTGTGCCGACAGCCCAGGATGCTGCGATCGCGCGTGAGGCCAGCCGGATGCTTGCGCCTTATGTCGAACACTTGGAGAGCCTTCGCTTTCATGTCGGTGAGGAGAAGAAAGTCACCCAAAAACTCTTGCTGCCGGCAACTGCTATCCGGCTTCTGCTCGATCTCCTTACGGAGATGGCGGCAGGGAATGCCATCACGCTTATCCCGGTTCACGCCCAGCTTACCACGCAACAGGCCGCCGATGTCCTGAACGTCTCCAGACCCTTTCTTGTGAACCTTCTCGAACAAGGTAAGATCCCCCATGTCAAGGTTGGGACTCATAGACGCATCCTTTTTGAGGATCTCATGCGCTACAAGAAGAGCGTTGACAGGGAACGCCACAAAGCCCTCGATGAACTCGTCAAACAATCAGAAACACTGGGTATGGGCTACTGA
- the dnaN gene encoding DNA polymerase III subunit beta has protein sequence MKLTCNLSHIVSLFRNSTALLEAKTTLPISGHILLTAQNNLLTIQATDLETGFQGSCEAKIKTPGTVTLPGKKTLEILRELSGETVEITQADNQNVKIQSGGSKFTIQGLPPNEFPSIHGLDTPLELDLPREDFETLLREVMPSIGEDQSRFILNTVRAEISGTKTPKLRLVSTNGHRLSMAEKSMGTWRSKPENDHKIMIAKKAATLIIKLLGETDQVTVGVGITKNLLVLQIGSVRLASRLVDGNYPNYNQVIPKKLAAQMEIDGPQFAEALRRVAVMAESTSPAVDLTLSADGLKIETQNPNLGTANETLTATIGVERLEARLNARYLIESIQTAPSKNIRFHMEDGLKPCVLTNGDVSRWLTVIMPINKPDKAAA, from the coding sequence ATGAAGCTCACCTGCAACCTCTCTCACATTGTCAGTCTTTTCCGGAATTCAACGGCTTTGTTGGAAGCAAAGACCACGCTTCCCATCAGCGGCCATATTCTGCTGACAGCCCAAAACAACCTCTTAACTATCCAGGCCACAGATCTGGAAACGGGATTTCAGGGAAGCTGTGAAGCCAAGATCAAGACACCAGGAACCGTGACTCTCCCGGGAAAGAAAACTTTGGAGATTCTTCGAGAACTCTCCGGGGAGACCGTCGAGATCACCCAGGCCGACAATCAGAACGTCAAAATTCAATCGGGAGGAAGTAAATTCACCATTCAGGGACTCCCGCCCAATGAATTCCCCAGCATTCACGGACTCGACACACCTCTGGAACTCGATCTTCCGCGAGAGGACTTCGAAACCCTCTTGCGCGAAGTGATGCCATCAATCGGAGAGGATCAGAGCCGGTTTATCCTCAATACCGTGCGAGCCGAAATCTCAGGAACGAAAACCCCCAAACTTCGGCTGGTGAGCACCAACGGACATCGGCTCTCGATGGCAGAGAAGTCGATGGGCACTTGGCGCTCTAAACCCGAAAACGATCACAAGATCATGATCGCCAAGAAAGCGGCGACCCTCATCATCAAGCTCCTTGGAGAAACGGATCAGGTCACGGTGGGAGTCGGCATCACCAAAAACTTACTCGTCCTGCAAATTGGCTCAGTGCGTCTGGCCAGCCGCTTGGTCGATGGCAACTACCCAAATTACAACCAGGTGATTCCCAAGAAACTGGCTGCCCAGATGGAGATTGACGGGCCGCAGTTTGCAGAAGCCCTTCGACGCGTGGCCGTGATGGCAGAATCCACATCACCAGCCGTCGACCTGACACTCAGTGCGGACGGGTTGAAGATCGAGACTCAGAATCCCAATCTGGGAACTGCAAACGAAACCCTGACAGCAACCATTGGGGTGGAACGCCTGGAGGCTCGGCTCAACGCAAGATACTTGATTGAATCAATTCAAACCGCACCTTCCAAAAACATTCGTTTCCACATGGAAGATGGTCTGAAGCCCTGCGTACTCACGAATGGCGACGTATCGAGATGGCTGACCGTGATCATGCCTATCAATAAGCCTGACAAAGCTGCAGCCTAA
- a CDS encoding DUF6094 domain-containing protein — MHLEGRAKAGFYPLPPRVADLILKHLQPSPAGTGALLDACCGEGVAASIIARHLKLTSYGCEIHKGRVEASAHILDRTLCSDGLSARIQREHFTVCLLNPPYDSEGYKTRSEDIWLHHMTGTLKVNGLMILVIQEEQCSFKLKQYLFAHFRRLHFFRFPKEEYERFNQIIVLGTRGQTSKTRYEIDRLAGTSIQWDELGSPDTQTTITLPAGSTTADVFYSDWIDPEDQLREVREHGIWHDPAVHNALHFPAQTLCTPLMPVRKGHLVRMIAAGLLNNSLITTDTRRWAIKGSTTKTKAKLPSIEEEYETDKGLETREVERTIERFKPVVEAWDLTAGSTFGDHIVIDC, encoded by the coding sequence ATGCATCTTGAGGGCAGGGCGAAGGCCGGATTTTATCCATTGCCACCCCGCGTGGCTGATCTAATCCTGAAACACCTTCAACCAAGTCCTGCAGGCACGGGAGCCTTACTCGACGCTTGCTGTGGAGAAGGGGTTGCTGCCTCAATAATCGCTCGACACCTCAAGCTCACGAGCTACGGATGTGAGATCCATAAAGGACGGGTTGAAGCCTCCGCTCACATACTCGATCGGACACTCTGCTCGGATGGGCTCAGTGCACGCATTCAACGCGAGCACTTCACCGTCTGCTTGCTCAACCCTCCGTACGATAGTGAAGGCTATAAAACGCGATCCGAGGACATCTGGCTGCACCACATGACAGGGACCCTGAAGGTGAACGGCCTGATGATCCTGGTCATTCAAGAAGAACAATGCTCATTCAAATTGAAACAGTATCTATTTGCTCATTTTCGCCGCCTCCATTTCTTTCGCTTCCCCAAAGAAGAATATGAACGCTTCAACCAAATCATCGTACTCGGGACACGAGGACAAACATCCAAGACCCGCTACGAGATCGATCGACTCGCAGGAACCAGTATCCAATGGGATGAACTCGGCTCTCCCGATACACAGACTACGATCACATTACCAGCAGGATCCACGACGGCAGACGTGTTCTATTCGGATTGGATCGATCCAGAAGATCAACTCCGAGAAGTCCGTGAGCATGGGATTTGGCATGACCCCGCGGTACACAATGCGTTGCACTTTCCCGCACAAACACTCTGCACCCCTCTGATGCCAGTACGGAAAGGCCATCTCGTGAGAATGATCGCTGCCGGCCTCCTCAATAATTCCCTGATTACGACCGACACTCGACGATGGGCCATTAAAGGCAGCACAACCAAAACCAAAGCCAAACTTCCTTCCATTGAAGAAGAGTATGAAACAGACAAGGGGCTAGAAACCCGAGAAGTTGAAAGGACCATCGAACGATTCAAGCCAGTCGTGGAAGCCTGGGACCTTACGGCCGGATCCACTTTCGGTGACCACATCGTAATCGATTGCTAA
- a CDS encoding SNF2-related protein: MTSRHVPITDFIDQFHTSLCATAAAELQPRFKPEHRNQSQYVQHVFKQPLFPAQLDCSAALALRLSTHKDAIAVAEMSCGKTRMGVATSRLQHTKRALIVVPPHLVDKWQEEILAVLPNARVVILESISGVETAAQAPIDPDRPFFAIMSRERAKLSYARKPAIIPKTYKVEDRRITRYVCPHCWTPVTDKEDIPLDPDTLSAEDKCKQCKSVLWTFDPEGPRRVALGDFICRKFPFKFDLLIGDELHTLEGKGSAQGLVFANLIGKTKKVVGLTGTLSNGKSTSLFYLLWRLVPDLREMFPYHADKQWIDAFGVWEERTTTLDTDTVIEHGKQSRRRVYVTVRERPGISPALIPYLIERCIFMKMEDLGLALPPYREQVLPIRFNDALAANYGELRNKAKELIRKARKSRDGHLLSSTIQSLLAYPDRCMIAPEVITDKFGDVLFELPALPSDIIYPKEQELLDHIAINVKAGFRTMVYCTHTETRDITGRLASIIQRAGYRATVMKASISARRRMGWLREQRKRGLDAMICQPQLVELGLDLLEYERIFWFEPEYKINTVRQASRRSWRIGQTNDILVSASFYASSFQQQAWALIARGMQAALHTEGDLVSHAISVFEQEDDLTLALIKFLLDKNPEILSAERAFQELHATTRAYVETVDDGPIPAALPAPTISTESTSLTSPKQAEAAKAVRQAVDQLSLFAA; the protein is encoded by the coding sequence ATGACGTCTCGGCATGTCCCGATCACGGACTTCATCGACCAATTTCATACCTCGCTCTGCGCCACGGCAGCGGCGGAGCTGCAGCCCAGGTTCAAGCCAGAGCACAGGAACCAGTCACAGTATGTACAACATGTCTTCAAACAGCCGCTCTTCCCCGCCCAGCTGGATTGCTCCGCAGCACTTGCGCTCCGTCTCTCGACGCACAAAGACGCGATTGCAGTGGCAGAAATGTCCTGTGGCAAAACGAGAATGGGAGTAGCCACCAGCCGACTTCAGCACACGAAGCGTGCCTTAATTGTGGTCCCACCACACCTTGTTGACAAATGGCAAGAAGAGATCCTGGCCGTTCTTCCTAATGCGCGTGTCGTCATACTCGAATCCATCAGTGGCGTGGAAACCGCTGCACAAGCTCCCATCGATCCCGACAGGCCGTTCTTTGCGATCATGTCGCGAGAACGCGCCAAGCTTTCATACGCGAGAAAACCAGCGATCATTCCCAAGACCTACAAGGTTGAGGATCGACGAATCACCCGTTATGTCTGCCCCCACTGCTGGACTCCAGTCACAGATAAAGAAGACATCCCCCTTGATCCAGACACACTCAGTGCTGAAGACAAATGCAAACAGTGTAAGAGTGTCCTCTGGACATTTGACCCCGAAGGACCTCGACGCGTCGCGCTCGGCGACTTCATCTGCCGAAAGTTCCCGTTTAAGTTTGATCTGCTGATCGGTGATGAGCTGCATACCCTTGAAGGGAAGGGCTCTGCTCAGGGCCTCGTCTTTGCCAATCTGATCGGCAAGACCAAGAAAGTGGTCGGACTCACGGGGACACTCTCGAATGGAAAATCCACCTCGCTCTTCTACCTGCTCTGGCGGCTAGTGCCGGACCTTCGCGAAATGTTCCCCTACCATGCCGATAAACAGTGGATCGACGCCTTCGGGGTCTGGGAAGAACGAACGACGACACTCGACACTGATACGGTGATCGAACATGGCAAACAATCCCGTCGGCGCGTGTATGTGACCGTCCGGGAGCGACCCGGTATATCACCTGCCCTCATCCCCTATCTGATCGAACGATGCATTTTCATGAAGATGGAGGATCTCGGCCTTGCCCTGCCGCCATATAGGGAGCAAGTGCTGCCGATCCGGTTCAACGACGCCCTGGCTGCCAACTATGGCGAGTTACGAAACAAAGCCAAGGAACTGATTCGAAAGGCCAGAAAATCTCGTGACGGGCATCTCCTCTCGAGCACGATTCAAAGTCTGCTGGCCTATCCCGATCGCTGCATGATTGCCCCAGAAGTGATTACCGACAAATTCGGTGACGTCCTCTTCGAACTTCCCGCCTTGCCTAGCGATATCATCTACCCCAAAGAACAAGAATTACTGGACCACATCGCCATCAACGTCAAAGCCGGCTTCCGGACCATGGTCTACTGTACCCATACCGAAACACGCGATATCACCGGCCGGCTGGCCTCCATCATCCAAAGGGCAGGATATCGCGCGACTGTGATGAAAGCCTCAATTAGCGCACGGCGACGAATGGGCTGGCTGCGCGAACAACGGAAACGTGGGCTCGATGCCATGATCTGCCAGCCGCAATTAGTCGAACTGGGATTGGACCTCCTGGAATACGAGCGTATTTTTTGGTTTGAACCAGAGTACAAAATCAATACAGTTCGCCAGGCTTCGCGTCGGTCATGGAGAATTGGACAAACCAACGATATTCTGGTGTCAGCGAGTTTCTATGCCTCCTCTTTCCAACAACAAGCCTGGGCACTCATCGCGAGAGGCATGCAAGCCGCCCTACATACGGAAGGAGACCTGGTCAGCCATGCGATTAGCGTCTTTGAACAAGAAGACGATCTGACGCTCGCCCTGATCAAGTTTCTGCTTGATAAGAACCCGGAAATCCTGAGCGCCGAACGAGCTTTCCAGGAACTACACGCCACCACACGGGCCTACGTGGAAACCGTGGACGATGGTCCTATCCCAGCGGCACTCCCCGCACCCACAATTTCAACCGAGAGCACCAGCTTAACCAGCCCCAAACAGGCGGAGGCTGCAAAAGCAGTTCGACAAGCCGTTGACCAGCTCAGCCTCTTTGCCGCATAA
- a CDS encoding CHC2 zinc finger domain-containing protein, giving the protein MNITPEHIAQARKINMIDYLHQLGHRPVQSRRDHALYHSPLREDRNPSFSVSFVKGAWVWFDFAREEHGDLIDFLQRYSNLSFKEAIERLINPGNAPVIPRPTTGIPDNTTSDRERIQYARKLYYGAKVAMTQEREQELRNYFALHRLPYYTHLGAVWLPLGELNLPYIAFPLPTPNVHFIQGLMCRSLRDVPVDRRRLFRGIGSPWIFKRNHAPMLVTESIIDCLAGDQLFGPSFTLCALNGLGQAQKLLSYVQRLHSKIVYLALDNDPEEDKGPRVQKELVESLTKHGIHTIEVQVHHHAKKKDLHRLLLAKPERISLFELAKTGIHHAALQHTAG; this is encoded by the coding sequence ATGAATATCACTCCTGAACACATTGCCCAGGCAAGAAAGATCAACATGATCGACTATCTTCACCAACTGGGACACCGACCGGTCCAAAGCCGGCGAGATCATGCGCTCTATCACTCTCCCCTGAGAGAGGATCGCAACCCGTCGTTCTCCGTCTCATTTGTCAAAGGAGCATGGGTCTGGTTTGACTTCGCACGGGAGGAGCATGGCGATCTCATCGACTTCTTACAACGCTACTCGAATCTCTCGTTCAAAGAAGCGATCGAACGACTCATCAATCCTGGCAATGCCCCCGTCATTCCACGGCCGACTACGGGAATTCCTGACAATACGACCAGCGATCGTGAGCGAATCCAATATGCCCGGAAGCTCTACTACGGCGCGAAAGTGGCCATGACGCAGGAACGCGAACAAGAACTCCGCAACTACTTCGCTCTGCACCGTCTTCCGTACTATACGCATCTAGGAGCAGTCTGGTTGCCGTTGGGAGAATTGAATCTCCCGTACATCGCCTTTCCATTACCCACCCCCAATGTGCATTTCATCCAGGGACTCATGTGCCGATCCTTGCGGGATGTGCCCGTCGACCGACGACGACTATTCCGAGGAATCGGCTCTCCTTGGATCTTCAAACGGAACCACGCGCCAATGTTAGTGACTGAGAGCATTATTGATTGTCTGGCAGGCGATCAACTCTTTGGACCTTCCTTCACCCTCTGTGCCCTCAATGGTTTAGGACAAGCCCAGAAACTGCTGTCCTACGTGCAGCGACTACACAGCAAGATCGTCTACCTGGCCCTGGACAATGACCCGGAGGAAGACAAAGGCCCTCGAGTCCAAAAGGAGCTGGTGGAATCCCTCACCAAACACGGCATCCATACCATCGAAGTGCAAGTTCACCATCACGCCAAGAAAAAGGATCTTCACAGACTTCTATTGGCGAAGCCCGAACGCATTTCGCTCTTCGAGCTCGCCAAAACCGGTATCCATCACGCCGCACTACAACACACCGCCGGCTAG
- a CDS encoding AAA family ATPase, whose product MSELSPIVSQFRQARRVSVPLVAVNTPDSTATMRALMWSLLDAKKVAAETTKNALDLLDFPLLKWDAGHGLVAINEKGLADHANLTSGGTKQNTSINPAEALRMLENLSQDGIVFFYSAHRFINNDFVAQGIANLRDRYKMNGRMLVLLSCGISLPADLSNDIIVFDEPLPSPAQLESIVKDQHAHAKLSAPDEETLGKAVEAVQGLAAFTTEQVVALSMTPKGVNLDRLWERKRQIIDDTPGLTIWRGGERFSDIGGLTGIKQFFQQVIKGKEAPRCIVVLDEIEKHLASSAGNTQQTSEIGKGIMGNLLSYMQDHQAAGALLVGVPGCSKTLLAKATASEAGIPAIQLNLGRLKASLLGETERQVEQALNIISAISQDRTLFIATSNDISGLPGELIRRFSLGTWYADLPTEEEARLIWAIYFRKYNIPESYDLPESSNWSGDEISRCARLSWKLNISLKDAAEKIIPIATSQKDRIEKLRNEAHSTYLSVLTGKVYQRTQKADSSFMPDRKFKDAA is encoded by the coding sequence ATGTCTGAACTTTCGCCCATCGTGTCACAATTCCGTCAGGCTCGACGCGTGTCGGTCCCCCTCGTAGCCGTCAACACCCCCGACTCAACAGCCACCATGCGTGCTCTCATGTGGTCCTTGCTCGATGCCAAGAAGGTCGCCGCAGAGACAACAAAAAATGCGCTCGACCTTCTGGACTTCCCACTCCTGAAATGGGACGCGGGTCACGGCCTGGTCGCGATCAATGAAAAAGGATTGGCCGATCACGCCAACCTCACCAGTGGAGGCACAAAGCAAAATACGTCGATCAATCCCGCTGAAGCGCTTCGGATGCTGGAAAACCTGTCACAGGACGGCATCGTGTTCTTCTACTCAGCGCACCGCTTCATCAACAACGATTTCGTGGCACAGGGGATCGCCAATTTACGAGATCGATACAAAATGAACGGCCGCATGCTCGTCCTGCTCAGCTGCGGGATCTCCTTGCCCGCCGATCTCTCGAACGACATCATTGTGTTCGATGAACCGTTGCCGTCACCCGCACAGCTCGAATCCATCGTTAAAGATCAGCATGCGCACGCAAAGTTATCCGCTCCTGATGAAGAAACACTGGGGAAGGCCGTGGAAGCCGTCCAAGGACTCGCGGCCTTCACGACCGAACAAGTCGTCGCCCTCTCCATGACCCCGAAGGGGGTAAATCTCGATCGCCTCTGGGAACGGAAGCGACAAATCATCGACGACACCCCAGGCTTGACCATTTGGCGGGGTGGAGAGCGCTTCTCTGACATTGGAGGACTCACCGGCATCAAACAGTTCTTCCAACAAGTCATCAAGGGAAAAGAAGCACCCCGTTGCATCGTCGTGTTGGACGAAATCGAGAAACATTTGGCCTCCTCAGCCGGGAATACGCAGCAAACCTCCGAGATCGGCAAAGGCATCATGGGGAATCTCCTCAGTTACATGCAGGACCACCAGGCGGCCGGCGCCCTGTTAGTAGGAGTCCCCGGCTGTTCCAAAACGTTGTTGGCAAAAGCGACCGCCTCAGAAGCCGGGATCCCAGCCATCCAACTCAACCTCGGCCGACTCAAAGCCTCATTGTTAGGTGAAACCGAACGCCAGGTCGAGCAAGCCCTCAATATCATTTCGGCGATCTCACAGGATCGGACCCTGTTCATCGCCACCTCCAATGACATTTCAGGTCTCCCGGGCGAACTGATTCGACGATTCTCGCTGGGAACGTGGTATGCCGACCTGCCCACCGAAGAGGAAGCCCGTCTGATTTGGGCGATTTATTTCAGGAAATACAACATCCCCGAGAGCTATGACCTGCCAGAGTCCTCCAATTGGAGCGGAGATGAAATCTCTCGATGCGCACGCCTCAGTTGGAAGCTGAATATCTCCCTCAAGGACGCAGCAGAAAAGATCATCCCGATTGCAACCAGCCAGAAAGATCGCATCGAGAAATTGAGAAACGAAGCACATAGCACCTACCTGTCCGTCTTAACAGGCAAGGTGTACCAGAGGACGCAGAAGGCCGATTCCTCCTTCATGCCTGACCGGAAATTCAAAGACGCGGCATAA